CTCCTTTATGACTTTCTGACGTTTGTGTCATTGTACGAAACGCTTCATTAATAGTAATCTCTAAATTTTTAAATTCCGTATTCCCATCTCCGCCCTTATACTGAAACGTAAACATTCCATCTTCACTGTCATCCTTAATATGACCTTTATATTGCCCCGTCCAACTTTTGCTCTCGCTAGAAAAAGTAACATACGAAATCGAACAACTTCCTAAAAAGAAAATACTAATGAAAAAGAATAATGCTCTCTTCATAATACCCTCCATTCAAAAGCACTTATTTATCCCGCATTAACGGGCAGTGAGACCCCCACCTCAAAATTCGGTGAAAGCAAAGAAGTTAGGCGGGAGATCAACTGTCCGTAAAAGCCCGATTGGTTCAACTAATAATCAGTGGGGATGAACCCCCCCCACTGATTAAAGTTTCACTTTATTGTCTATTTCTGCATTTTATTATACTATTAAAATGCAGAATTTTCTAAAATATGAGGTTTATATGTTACAACAACAGTTAGAAGAAATTCGTAATAATAATTACATAATGGATAACACACTTAACTTTGATTCTTTAAGCTCCAATATGCTCGAGCAAATCGGTGTTACTGATAGCTATTTAAGAGACAAACTTATTTACTCTACTTTTTACCATCTCATCAAAAAGGACTACCTTTCACACACACAATTACAGAAACTATTATTAGAAAGCATTAGTGAAAAATATTTATTTTATAAAATTCATTCAGATGACGATGATGCTGTATTTACTCGTGCATTTACCACATTATTAATTGCGCTCATTATTGATGCTGATACAAATCATAATTTCTTATCACAGGCTGATCTTTTACATGTAAAAGATCGATTAATTATATATATGAACAACGAACATGATTTCCGTGGATATGTGCAAGACCACGGCTGGGCACATAGTATCGCTCATGCTTCCGATACATTTGAGGCGCTTGTTCATAGTCCTAAACTGGAAGCTTTACATTACGAAGAAATATTACAAACTTTATTACACAAAGTTTGTGTCCATTCTATTTACTACAAATATGAAGAAGACGAGCGACTCGTTTATCCGATTGTCTCAATGCTACAAAATGACCTAAAGGAAGAAGTACTCATATTAGCCCTTCAGGATTTAGTAGCTCAATTACCCGTCAAAAAACAAACATTACATATTAAATCGTACGAGTTTCTATACGGAAATATAAAATCTTTCTTACGCAGCTTATTTTTCAGACTACGTACACTTTCTATATGTGAAGAAACCGAATGCGAAATTGAAAAATTGCTACAAGAGCTTCCCAAATATTATTAAAAAAAGAAGGCACTTTAAAAAGTACCTTCTTCTATTTCACTAATATTTATTTGAAATTTCACGATCCAAACTGAGAAAAGGTGGACAAGAAACGCAATCACCATACATGCTCCACTCAAAAAGGTTAATACAGGATGCGAATACACATGCCCTAAACCATAAGATGCTCCTACGAAAAACATTGTTATGTAAATATAAATTGCTCCATGTATTTGCCTCATATAAACCTCCTTTTCCCATATTATAACATAAATTTTCTGATTATTCACATTAATTACTTGTAATCAATATTTCTCAACTGTTACACCTCTAACAGCAGCCTTAACATATGGTGCTCCTTGTAAACTTTGTAAATCTTCTGTTTTGCCTGTTACAACTACACCGTACATTGGTAGGTCTTTTGGTTTGATGTTTTTCATCTCATTATAGTTTGTCCTAAAATATTCTTGATATCCCCCTTTATTTTCACTTAAAGATTTCATAGAACCAATAAACTCTATAGAGTTTATTTTAATATCCTCGCACTCATCTTTCTATCAGCATAACCCCCCCTGAAATCCAAACACCGCTTTTGATTTCTCTATCAATAATGATTCAAACATATCATGGCTCATCTAGCTCTCCTTTCTATATACTCAACGTTTAAGAGCGTAAAATGTATACAGCTTTTCTAAAAATATTTTCATAATAAAAAAGCACATCTTCAATGTGCTCTTCTCAAAAATATTATTCTATTATTTCATCGCTTCCTTCACAACATCTTGAATCATAACAACTTCTGTTTTCATATCAACAGATGGTACTTCCTCATCAATACATTCATACCAAAACGCTAAATGCTTTTTATCAATTTCATGATGAGAATTTTCGACAAGAGCCCCATCTTCTCCTTGCACAGAATACCAATATAAGTACTCTTCTCCATCTCTTATTTCCCGGAAAATTGTCTCTACATACATCTTTTCGTCGTTTAATGTCAAAAGTACTTCTTTCATATTGTCATTAAGAAGCTGCATCCATTCATCTACACGATGACTTTTACCTTGTTTCACTTTAAATCTCGTTAATTCCACATTCATTTTCATTCCCCCGTTCTCTTACGTACAAATAAACTATATTCTACTGGATTATGAAAACTTAATTTACTAGCTAATTTTTGCGAAGGTATATTATCTGCATTACAATCCCAGCACGGTATAATATCATTTTGCATGCAATGTTCAATAAACCTTGTTGCAGCAGCTTGAGCTAATCCTTTCCCTTGATATGCTTCATGTGTTGCAATATCAATTTCAGCAAAACCATTCCCGCTAAATATTGAGACGCATTCGGCTACAATCACCCCATCTTGTTCTATACAAAAACCAAAGCCGTTATTTAAAAACACTTCTTTTGATCCCCAATATTCTTTGTAATAATCCTCTGTAAATTCATTACTTCGTTCTATATCACTTTTATCAATACGTTCAATTTCATATGTATTTTTGTTTAATTCTATTTTTCCATATTCAAAAACTTCTCTTTGAAATTGAAATGTCATTCGTGGGATTTTCCGAAATGCATTACTAAAGCACTCTTCAATCATCATTTCCCACTCTTCACTCGAAGTGAACAGTGTAAATCGTTTCTCTGTTTTTTCAATGGCTGTTTTTATATACGAAAATAGATCTTCGTTATGACTTTGGTCTTGAGTGTCACCAAACAAATAATAAATACCATTAGTGGTGACAATTAGTCCTGCTGTTAACTTCTCATTTATAAAAATCTCACCATCTATGGTCTGATCACAAACTGCATACGCAAAAGTTGTTGTTCGTTGATTCCCTTCTAAAAGTGAACTTACTTTATCGTATTCTTCAATCTGTAACCTTCTCATACGACCTCCACAATTACTGTATCTGCCTCTATATTTTCAAAACAAAGATTTACCGTTCTCTTCAACGCTCTCGTTCTATGAATTGTACATGCTGGAATTAAAATTGAATCATTTGGCTTTAAAACTGCTGTCTCTCTATCTTGAAAATCGATAAGTAATTCCCCCTCTAACACAATGAATAATTCATCCGAATTAGAATGGTAGTGCCAATCATATTCACCAGTAAATACGGCGATTCGTAAGCAATGATTATTTATATTTGAAACGACGAAGTTTTTATGTTGATCTTTAATATCTTTTGTTAATTCTAATAGATTTACTGTTTCCATAGTTCTCCACACCCAATCCCCTCTATCGACTTTTATTTTTCGTTTAATTCCAAATTATCACAAAAAACAACATCATAACAAGCTATATTTCACGTAAAGTTTTGTTTACTTTTTGTAAAGTTTTATTTACTTATTACCTAAAAATGGATATAATAAATGTAACAAATTTACAAAAAGGAGACTTTGTATATTTGATTAAAAATAAAGTGAAACAATTCCGCGTCGTTAGAGACATCACCCAAGAACAATTAGCTTCCTCTGTTGAAATCACTAGACAATCCCTCATCGCTATCGAGAAGAATAAATACAACCCAAGTTTAGAATTAGCATTGAAATTATGTGAGTTTTTCAACTGTAAAGTAGAAGATTTATTTCAATTAGATAAAACTGGGGAGGAAAAAGAATGAAAAATACTTTTAATCAAGAGTTCATTTCGCATCTTACCATTTTATTGTTAGGTTCAACTTTTCTTTATTTCAATAGTAATGATGAAGAAAAAGCTAGCTCTATCCTTCTATTCGCTGGCGTATACATACTCTTAGCCTTGATACTATTAGTAGTGAAACGAATATTCTTTAAGAAAAAAAAGAACGATGCAGAGAAATATCCATTACCTGAGATGGATGAAAGAATCGAGAAGATGAGTTTAAAACTTATGGCACAAATTTTCGGTCTCTCTCATTTAATCGGCTCTGCGATACTATTTATTTTATATCTCACTGACAAAAACTCGATGATACGAGTTGAATATGCCTTGTATTACTTGTTCGGCATTCTTTTCTTTACAATGATGTTCGGATTGAGAATTGTAAAGAAATTAGATAATTAGTTTAAACAAAAAGACCCTTCCTACAAAGGAAAGGTCTTTATTTTATTCCTATTATGATAAAGCAGGAGCTTTTTCAAGAAGCTCTTTTGCATCAGCGTATTGTAAGCCGTGAGCTTCTGCAACTGCTTCGAATGTTACATATCCATCTAATGTGTTAATACCTTTTAATAATGCAACATTGCCTAGGCAAGCATCTTTGTAGCCTTTGTTAGCAATTTGTACTGCATATGGTACTGTTACGTTTGTTAATGCAAGAGTTGATGTACGTGGAACCGCACCTGGCATATTTGCAACTGCATAGTGAACAACGCCATGTTTTTCATAAGTTGGGTTGTCGTGAGTTGTAATACGGTCAGTTGTTTCAAAAATACCACCTTGGTCAATCGCGATATCTACAACGACAGAACCTGGTTCCATTGATTGAATCATTTCTTCTGTTACAAGTTTTGGCGCTTTTGCACCTGGGATTAATACTGCACCGATTACAAGATCAGATTCTTTTACAGCTTCTGCAATGTTATACGGGTTAGACATTAACGTTTTTACTTGGTTTCCGAAAATGTCATCTAACTGACGAAGACGTTCTGCACTTAAGTCGATGATTGTTACATCTGCACCTAAACCTACTGCAATCTTCGCTGCGTTTGTACCAGCTTGACCACCGCCGATAATTGTTACTTTGCCGCGTTTCACCCCTGGAACGCCTGCAAGCAAGATACCTTTACCGCCTTTGTTTTTCTCAAGGAATTGTGCACCAATTTGTGCAGACATACGACCAGCTACTTCACTCATTGGTGCAAGTAATGGTAATGAACGATTGTCTAATTGTACTGTTTCGTATGCGATTGATACCACTTTGTTATCAATTAATGCTTTCGTTAATTCTGGTTCTGGAGCTAAGTGTAAGTATGTGAATAAAATTAAACCTTCACGGAAATAGCCGTATTCACTTGCAACTGGCTCTTTTACCTTCATAACCATATCTTGATTCCATGCTTCTTCAGCAGTTTCAACAAGTTTCGCACCAGCTTGTACGTATTCTTCATCTGTAAAGCCTGATCCTATACCTGCTCCTTTTTGAACAAAAACTTCATGACCATTTTGTACTAAATGTACAGCTCCCGCTGGCGTCATTGCCACACGGTTTTCATTGTTTTTAATTTCTGTTGGAATACCGATACGCATTATTAGTTCCCCCTTGAGTTATGAAATGACCCCTGAATCATTTTTTAAAGCGCTTTCTACGCTCTTATATTCTAACATAATATCTCAATATTTGACAAAAAATAATACAAGTTTTCCGATAGATTTAATCTCACATGAAAGGACAGTATTATCCGTACCTCTCAGTATGAAGGATAAACTGTCCAATTATTCGAAACTTCACTTTATTTAATTCTATCGATGTCTATGAATAACATCAACAGCACCTGTTACTTCAATAATCGTGCCAGTAATCATATCAGAATCGTCCTCACATAAAAACGAAATGGTTCTTGCGATATCTTCACCTGTTCCAGATCTACCAATTGGTGTGTTACTACCTTTCAGATTTCGTGCTTCTTCAATCGTTGCCTCTTTCATTTCACCAATTATATCACCAGGACATACCATATTCGCAGTAATACCGTATTCAGCTTCTTCATATGCGACTGTTTTCGTTAATGAAACAAGCCCTACTTTTGCTGCGGCGAAAGCTGAGCGATAAATCCATCCCGGTGCACTATCTGCCCCTTGAAATCCGTAATTGATAATACGGCCAAAGTTCTGTTTTCTCATGACCGGAACGACAAGTTTTAATAAATGAAATACCGCTGTTAAATTGCCCTGGATCATTTCATTCCATTCGTCTTCTTCGTAATCGACTAATTTTTTCCTTTCAAATACGTAAGGACCAGCATTATTAATTAAGAAGTCAATTTTGCCAAAACGGCTCATCGCTTCCTCTACTATTTTATGTAAATCTTCCTTTTTCGTGACATCAGCTTGCACGAACTGTAGACGTTCTTCCATATTTTTATATGTTTCTTTCATTGTTTCCATAGCACTTGTATCGCTATGATACGTTACTGTTACTGAATACCCTTTAGCCAATAACTTTTCTGTTACTTGCTTTCCTAAACCTTTCGTACCGGCTGTAATGAGCGCATGTCTCACAAAACTGCCTCCTTTTAAATTGCTATACTCCATATGTAACAAGTTCTCGCTCCAATTACAACTAAAATGAATTAAAACAAAGTTTTCAAAATTCTGTAACGTTTCCGACAAGCACATTACCAAAATTTGTTTTATAATAAAGTTGTAAACGGTAATAAAAATGATTGGGAGGAATTTACTATGAATAATACATATACAAATATTTTAATTGCGGTGGACGGTTCTAAAGAAGCAGAAAAAGCCTTTAAAAAAGCAATTCAAGTTGCAAAACGAAACAACGCAACATTAACAATTGCTCATATCGTTGATGTAAAAGCATACTCAGCAGTAGAGGCTTATAGCCGTGCAATTGCTGAACGTGCAAATCTATTTGCAGAAGACTTATTAGAAGACTACAAAAAAACTGCGCTTGAAGCTGGTCTTGAAAAAGTGGAAACTGTATTAGAATTTGGTAATCCTAAATCTAAAATTTCAAAAGAAATCGCTCCAAATCATAAAGTGGATTTAATTATGTGTGGTGCAACTGGTTTAAATGCTGTAGAACGTTTCCTAATTGGTAGCGTCTCTGAACATATTATTCGCTATGCGAAATGCGATGTCCTTGTTGTTCGTGGTGACGAGGAGCAAGGTGATCTTTAATTTATAAATAAAACACCAAGTCCACATGGGCTTGGTGTTTTTCATTTCACAAACTTCACTATAAATACAAAACAAGCCACAACAACAACGGTAACTGCCAACACATAGGGCGGAAGGAACTTCAAAGACCATAGCGCCATCATTATCGTCGCAACCGTTAAGTACGTTTGCTTTGCATCTTCTGTCATTTTTTTACGAAGGAAGAAAACATACAAATAACCGATTGGCGGCGTAATGAAGCAAAGAACATATATAATTTTTGATTTTAAATACCACTTTTGTTCTCCAAGTTTCTTTATGTCTTCTTCTATTCTCTTATGCTCTTGTTCTCTCGCTTCTTCTACAAGCGGATCTTCCTCTTCTCCTCGCTTTTCTTTCATATACGGAAGAAAGTGCATGAAAAAATAGTATGCAAATACGAACGCTCCAAATCCAATATTTAATCTTTCTAATGGAATATGCTCACTTAAAAAAGCAGCAGCAATCACTAAAGATAAACAATACGTCGTTACCCAAAATGAACGTTTTCTCTTTTTTCGTTCCATTTCTTTTTTATCTTGTACATGTTTTCTTTTCGAAAGCCATATCGAAATACAACAATCTACTACAAACAGAATAAAGATAAATATCGCAACGTGTACTGTTTCTACATCCTCAAATGAAAATACGCTTGGGAATGCAAAGTGTAATACAATTAGCGTGTACAAAATTAACCCTACAAAATAAATACGCCTCATTTTCCATTCCTTTCTTATTTCCTAACTTTAGGTTAACATACATTTTTTTGGAAATAGATGGACAAAATATATATGTTTAAAAAAGGAGGATGCTACATGGGTGATTCCGAACGCATTATTTTAGATGTGAATGGGAAAGAAATTGAAATGCTAGATACGATTCGTACTCATTTTAAAGAGAAGCATGGCGTGGAACTAAGTAATGGTGCATTACTTAGAGATTTGATGGATATTGAGTATATTCGAATTACGGAAGATCGGCATAAGTATGATTAATCGATACATTTTAAGCCTAGAACAAATTGCTCTAGGCTTACTTACATCCACACGAAAAATGTTATAATTAGGAAAAAGTGTGGAGGATACAAAAATATGAAATCTGAAAATATCACAAAACATTTTCATACATTACATGCACAAAGGAACAAGTTCCTTCCTCATCTCCATTCACTATCACAAGAACAACTATGGTATAGAAAAGAGGACAAAAAATGGTCTATTGGTGAACACTTTTATCACTTATATTTAATTGCAAGGATGCTCAAGGTAGCGATTAAATTCTCTCTCACTCTTATCCCTTATGCAAAACTAAGAAAAAATGCCCCATTTGCAACTGACATACACGACATTTATGCCGAATATAAAGAAAAGCATGATAAAGGAATGAAAGCACCTTGGATTTTAATCCCCCCCAAAAAAGTCTATCACTCTATGAATGTAACTGAATTAGAAGAATTCCTTGCACGTGAAACAGATGAAATAAAAAAGCTCGTTCAAAATATAGAAGAAAATATTGCAGGACATATCGTATTTTTCGATCCAATTGCTCACTATCCTAATTTAATTCAATCTATTCAACTATTGGCGATACATGAGAAACATCATTTTATGATTATGAAAAATAATTATGAAACGATAGATACTCCGCTAAAGGTCTAAATACAAAAAGGTAAGGTGCTTTCTAAAAAAGCACCTTACCTTCTATGCTATGCATCATTTAATTCCAACAAACTCCACAGTTAATCCTTTCGCCTTCTCCAAAGCTTTCTCAATTTGCTCAAATCCTGTCCCACCAGCACTGTTACGGCGCTTTACAGCTGCATATGGTGAAAGAACTTCATATAAATCTTCCTCAAATAACGAGCTCATTTCTTTATACGTTGCAAGTGGTACATCTACTAAGTAAATTCCTTTTTGTGTGCAGTGTAGCACTAGCTTCCCAACAATTTCATGCGCTTGACGGAATGGTAGTCCTTTGCTTGCTAAGTAGTCAGCAATTTCTGTTGCGTTTGAGAAATCTTGCGTTACAGCTTGCCCCATCTTTTCTTTGTTGACAGTCATCGTTTCTAGCATGCCTGCCATAATATGAAGGCATCCTTCTACTGTTTTTACTGTATCAAACATTCCTTCTTTATCTTCTTGTAAGTCTTTATTGTAAGCGAGCGGTAATCCTTTCATTACTGTAAGTAAACTAAATAAATTACCGTATACTCTGCCTGTTTTACCGCGGATTAATTCCGCCATATCCGGATTTTTCTTTTGCGGCATAATGCTGCTTCCCGTTGCGTATTGATCACTCATTTCAATAAATTGAAACTCTTGGCTACTCCATAAAATAAGTTCTTCGCAAAAGCGTGATAAGTGCATCATAAGCATAGATGAGTTACTTAAAAACTCCAATATGAAATCACGATCGCTTACCGCATCTAAACTATTTTCATATATTCCATTAAATCCAAGAAGCTCCGCACTATATTCTCGGTCAATCGGGAATGTTGTACCAGCTAGTGCTCCTGCTCCTAATGGTGAAATGTTAATACGCTTTAACGAATCTTCATAACGATTCACATCGCGCTCTAACATCCAAAAGTAAGCAAGAATATGATGCGCAAATGAAATCGGCTGCGCACGCTGCAGGTGCGTATAGCCGGGCATAATTGTTTCAATGTTATTTTCCGCTTGATGGACAAGAACGGTTTGCAACTGTTTTGTAGCTTTTATAATATGTTCTACTTTTTCCTTTAAATATAAATGCATATCTGTCGCTACTTGATCGTTACGACTTCGGCCTGTATGAAGTTTTCCTCCTACTTCACCGATTTTTTCAATTAACATCTTTTCGATATTTAAATGAATGTCTTCAGCTTCAACCGAAAAATAGAGCTTATTTTCTTTTGCTTCTTCTAATAAATATTGAAGCCCTATCTTTATTTTCTCTGCCTCTTCTTTCGTAACGATGCCTTGCTTTGCCAGCATCGTTACGTGCGCAATACTCCCTTTTATATCTTGATTAACTAATTGTTGATCAAAGGAAATGGATGCTCCAAACTCTTCAACCCACGCTTCCGCTTCTTCTGTAAAACGTCCGCCCCAAAGTTTGCTCACGCTTCCACCTTCTTTTGATTCACTTGGCTGTATACTTTCGTAGGTAAACCAAATAATGAAATGAATCCAACTGCTGCATCATGATTAAATTCATCCTGGGCAGTATATGTTGCTAGCTTCTCATCGTATAGAGAGTATTCAGATTTACGTCCTTCTACAATCGCATGCCCTTTAAATAATTTCACACGCACCGTACCTGTTACATGCTTTTGCGTTTCCTGTAAAAACGCATGGAGCGCTTGTTTTAAAGGTGAGAACCATAAGCCATTATAAATAAGTTCTGTTATTTTCTGTTCAATCACTGGTTTAAAATGCGCTACTTCTTTTACGTGTGTTAAATCTTCTAACTCTTTATGGGCAGTTATTAACGTCATTGCTGCTGGGCATTCGTATACTTCACGAGATTTAATACCGACAAGACGATTTTCTACGTGATCGATACGTCCAACGCCATGTTTTCCAGCAAGTGCATTTAACGTTTTAATTAATTCTGAAAGTGGATATGCAGTGCCATTTAAAGTCGTTGGTACGCCTGCTTCAAATCCAATTTCTACAAATTCTGGTTTATTCGGTGTATCTTCTAATGCCAATGTCATCTCGTATGCATCTTCTGGCGGCGCTGCCCATGGATCTTCTAAAATTCCACATTCGTTGCTGCGTCCCCATAAGTTTTGATCAATTGAAAATGGGCTATCTAAATTAATTGGAATCGGTACATTGTTTTCTTTTGCATATGCAATTTCTTCTTCACGTGACCATTTCCATTCACGTACAGGCGCAATCACTTCTAAGTAAGGATTTAATGCTTGAATAGAGACCTCAAAACGAACTTGATCATTCCCTTTCCCTGTACATCCATGTGCAACTGCAGTTGCGCCTTCTTGTTCTGCGATTTCTACTAATTTTTTCGCAATAAGCGGACGAGATAGTGCAGAGACAAGAGGATATTTCCCTTCATATAATGTGTGTGCTTGCATCGCCATCAATGCATATTCATTCGCGAATTCTTCTTGAACATCAATCATATATGATTTAATTGCACCCACTGAAAGTGCTTTTTCTTTTACAAACGCTAAGTCTTTACCTTCCCCTAGATCTAAGCAAAGTGCGATAATATCATAGTTTTTCTCTTGTAACCATTTAATTGCAACGGAAGTATCAAGACCTCCGGAATATGCTAACACAACTTTTTTCTTCTCCATTTTGCATCCCCCTAAAGAATAAATATTCATTTTCTTTTATAATAATTCATACTTTAACACCTTTTAAAAAATGTATCAAGGGTCATTTTCAAATTTTTTCAAACAATTTCGTCGAACTTCTTTCTTTTTTTATGTAAAATAGAGGCAGGAAAATGGAGGGGTGTCTATGAAAAAGTATTTTATATACAATGAACATCTAGGAATTGAAGTGCCGAACATACAAGAAGCATGGGAAGACATCTCTGAAAAAACGCAGCATGGTATTTTATTAAAGTGGGAGCAAGTTCGCGGAAAAATACCTGATCGTATAAAAGAGCTTGAACATCACATTAATCAAAAACAACATCGTTTAAATAACGAAGAGAATTTTGAAATTTCCTGTAGGCTTAATTCTGAAATAGCTGATCTTGCTTCAATTATTAATGACCTTTGGCTTTGGTATCGTCTTACTCAAAATGTGTCTGAGGGAAAAGCACACCAATGAAAAAAGCATGCCCCTCATTCGCTTTGGGTCATGCTTTTTTGTCGTAACAAGCTTTGCAATATATTTCTTGGGCTGTTTTTGCTAAACATACATCAAAAGGACCTACTAATAAATTCCTTTCTTTCGGTAACTTCACAAAGGCAACAAGCTCTTCTTCATATTGAATCTTTTTCTCGCAAACAGCACATACTAATTCTTTTCGTTTGAACATATCTTTGAACACTTTCCATCCTCCCTTTTCATCTATTTATATTAATATATTCTCACAACAAGGAATTCTTGTAAAAAATGACACATTACTAATCACCTTGTTCATATACTAATGAAAATATGTATGAATGAAAAGAGGCCCAAATGTATGCGTGCTTTCATTATTATCACTTTAAC
This genomic interval from Bacillus cereus contains the following:
- a CDS encoding DUF2785 domain-containing protein, with amino-acid sequence MLQQQLEEIRNNNYIMDNTLNFDSLSSNMLEQIGVTDSYLRDKLIYSTFYHLIKKDYLSHTQLQKLLLESISEKYLFYKIHSDDDDAVFTRAFTTLLIALIIDADTNHNFLSQADLLHVKDRLIIYMNNEHDFRGYVQDHGWAHSIAHASDTFEALVHSPKLEALHYEEILQTLLHKVCVHSIYYKYEEDERLVYPIVSMLQNDLKEEVLILALQDLVAQLPVKKQTLHIKSYEFLYGNIKSFLRSLFFRLRTLSICEETECEIEKLLQELPKYY
- a CDS encoding DUF6176 family protein; its protein translation is MNVELTRFKVKQGKSHRVDEWMQLLNDNMKEVLLTLNDEKMYVETIFREIRDGEEYLYWYSVQGEDGALVENSHHEIDKKHLAFWYECIDEEVPSVDMKTEVVMIQDVVKEAMK
- a CDS encoding GNAT family N-acetyltransferase — translated: MRRLQIEEYDKVSSLLEGNQRTTTFAYAVCDQTIDGEIFINEKLTAGLIVTTNGIYYLFGDTQDQSHNEDLFSYIKTAIEKTEKRFTLFTSSEEWEMMIEECFSNAFRKIPRMTFQFQREVFEYGKIELNKNTYEIERIDKSDIERSNEFTEDYYKEYWGSKEVFLNNGFGFCIEQDGVIVAECVSIFSGNGFAEIDIATHEAYQGKGLAQAAATRFIEHCMQNDIIPCWDCNADNIPSQKLASKLSFHNPVEYSLFVRKRTGE
- a CDS encoding cupin domain-containing protein — translated: METVNLLELTKDIKDQHKNFVVSNINNHCLRIAVFTGEYDWHYHSNSDELFIVLEGELLIDFQDRETAVLKPNDSILIPACTIHRTRALKRTVNLCFENIEADTVIVEVV
- a CDS encoding helix-turn-helix transcriptional regulator — translated: MDIINVTNLQKGDFVYLIKNKVKQFRVVRDITQEQLASSVEITRQSLIAIEKNKYNPSLELALKLCEFFNCKVEDLFQLDKTGEEKE
- the ald gene encoding alanine dehydrogenase, whose protein sequence is MRIGIPTEIKNNENRVAMTPAGAVHLVQNGHEVFVQKGAGIGSGFTDEEYVQAGAKLVETAEEAWNQDMVMKVKEPVASEYGYFREGLILFTYLHLAPEPELTKALIDNKVVSIAYETVQLDNRSLPLLAPMSEVAGRMSAQIGAQFLEKNKGGKGILLAGVPGVKRGKVTIIGGGQAGTNAAKIAVGLGADVTIIDLSAERLRQLDDIFGNQVKTLMSNPYNIAEAVKESDLVIGAVLIPGAKAPKLVTEEMIQSMEPGSVVVDIAIDQGGIFETTDRITTHDNPTYEKHGVVHYAVANMPGAVPRTSTLALTNVTVPYAVQIANKGYKDACLGNVALLKGINTLDGYVTFEAVAEAHGLQYADAKELLEKAPALS
- a CDS encoding SDR family oxidoreductase: MEYSNLKGGSFVRHALITAGTKGLGKQVTEKLLAKGYSVTVTYHSDTSAMETMKETYKNMEERLQFVQADVTKKEDLHKIVEEAMSRFGKIDFLINNAGPYVFERKKLVDYEEDEWNEMIQGNLTAVFHLLKLVVPVMRKQNFGRIINYGFQGADSAPGWIYRSAFAAAKVGLVSLTKTVAYEEAEYGITANMVCPGDIIGEMKEATIEEARNLKGSNTPIGRSGTGEDIARTISFLCEDDSDMITGTIIEVTGAVDVIHRHR
- a CDS encoding universal stress protein, with product MNNTYTNILIAVDGSKEAEKAFKKAIQVAKRNNATLTIAHIVDVKAYSAVEAYSRAIAERANLFAEDLLEDYKKTALEAGLEKVETVLEFGNPKSKISKEIAPNHKVDLIMCGATGLNAVERFLIGSVSEHIIRYAKCDVLVVRGDEEQGDL
- a CDS encoding ProA domain protein, coding for MGDSERIILDVNGKEIEMLDTIRTHFKEKHGVELSNGALLRDLMDIEYIRITEDRHKYD
- a CDS encoding DinB family protein; the protein is MKSENITKHFHTLHAQRNKFLPHLHSLSQEQLWYRKEDKKWSIGEHFYHLYLIARMLKVAIKFSLTLIPYAKLRKNAPFATDIHDIYAEYKEKHDKGMKAPWILIPPKKVYHSMNVTELEEFLARETDEIKKLVQNIEENIAGHIVFFDPIAHYPNLIQSIQLLAIHEKHHFMIMKNNYETIDTPLKV
- the argH gene encoding argininosuccinate lyase, with translation MSKLWGGRFTEEAEAWVEEFGASISFDQQLVNQDIKGSIAHVTMLAKQGIVTKEEAEKIKIGLQYLLEEAKENKLYFSVEAEDIHLNIEKMLIEKIGEVGGKLHTGRSRNDQVATDMHLYLKEKVEHIIKATKQLQTVLVHQAENNIETIMPGYTHLQRAQPISFAHHILAYFWMLERDVNRYEDSLKRINISPLGAGALAGTTFPIDREYSAELLGFNGIYENSLDAVSDRDFILEFLSNSSMLMMHLSRFCEELILWSSQEFQFIEMSDQYATGSSIMPQKKNPDMAELIRGKTGRVYGNLFSLLTVMKGLPLAYNKDLQEDKEGMFDTVKTVEGCLHIMAGMLETMTVNKEKMGQAVTQDFSNATEIADYLASKGLPFRQAHEIVGKLVLHCTQKGIYLVDVPLATYKEMSSLFEEDLYEVLSPYAAVKRRNSAGGTGFEQIEKALEKAKGLTVEFVGIK
- a CDS encoding argininosuccinate synthase, whose translation is MEKKKVVLAYSGGLDTSVAIKWLQEKNYDIIALCLDLGEGKDLAFVKEKALSVGAIKSYMIDVQEEFANEYALMAMQAHTLYEGKYPLVSALSRPLIAKKLVEIAEQEGATAVAHGCTGKGNDQVRFEVSIQALNPYLEVIAPVREWKWSREEEIAYAKENNVPIPINLDSPFSIDQNLWGRSNECGILEDPWAAPPEDAYEMTLALEDTPNKPEFVEIGFEAGVPTTLNGTAYPLSELIKTLNALAGKHGVGRIDHVENRLVGIKSREVYECPAAMTLITAHKELEDLTHVKEVAHFKPVIEQKITELIYNGLWFSPLKQALHAFLQETQKHVTGTVRVKLFKGHAIVEGRKSEYSLYDEKLATYTAQDEFNHDAAVGFISLFGLPTKVYSQVNQKKVEA
- a CDS encoding radical SAM protein — encoded protein: MKKYFIYNEHLGIEVPNIQEAWEDISEKTQHGILLKWEQVRGKIPDRIKELEHHINQKQHRLNNEENFEISCRLNSEIADLASIINDLWLWYRLTQNVSEGKAHQ